Proteins encoded in a region of the Brevefilum fermentans genome:
- the lspA gene encoding signal peptidase II: MKKIIKSHGLLVAIAILIIALDQILKAIVRSNLNFGESWSPFSGFLKSFIRVVHWENYGAAFGLFQGGGVVFGLLAAVVSLVIIIFYSRIPHEHVLMRVALAMQMGGALGNLIDRIRFGPVTDFIAVGTFPVFNIADASITVGVALLLFALWYDERKEKARLRASETAQQDHSETV, encoded by the coding sequence TTGAAAAAAATTATCAAATCACACGGGTTACTGGTTGCAATTGCCATCCTGATCATTGCACTGGATCAGATTTTAAAAGCAATCGTGCGTTCAAACCTTAATTTTGGTGAAAGCTGGTCTCCCTTTTCAGGCTTTTTAAAATCATTTATTCGGGTCGTACACTGGGAAAATTATGGTGCAGCTTTTGGTTTGTTCCAGGGTGGTGGAGTCGTGTTTGGGCTGCTGGCGGCAGTTGTTTCGCTGGTTATCATCATCTTCTATTCACGGATCCCCCATGAACATGTGCTTATGCGAGTTGCTCTGGCCATGCAAATGGGTGGCGCGCTTGGGAATTTGATCGACCGGATCAGGTTTGGCCCGGTCACAGATTTTATCGCCGTTGGTACGTTTCCGGTATTTAATATTGCCGATGCCAGTATTACAGTTGGGGTCGCCCTGCTGCTGTTTGCCCTTTGGTATGATGAGCGTAAAGAGAAAGCGAGACTTCGAGCCTCAGAAACCGCTCAGCAGGACCATTCAGAGACTGTTTAA
- a CDS encoding TolB family protein, with product MKKETTLIYLVILTALGVTIACAMPGLTQKQPSIETVESPLLEKTEELIVDRVATTEIGVEPTEPVVDTIIATEVEVEPTEPVVASTDAEIRPTSLPNAGQISYIHDGKLWVYRVDSGKTLPIFTFLDGQEYGSQYPRARFSPDGRYLAFNLGNASWIEDFETGDTINFSPFGDFFSWTGNGAELFAIRGAMGCLAIENLEDQDLLNFDIVKLDVKNLSHSSLVANIGGGLRVMGAISPNGEWASINNCRCFSECSPYSIWHLPSLSVIAPPASVEAGNFAFSSDSQTMVFWDEQTYDYVETPLYKAATDYHGFIALFSAPNAQPVNALWSPDDNWIGFTSVHFEHELTETDRCVWIVKPDGSRLTGVECGFSDLVAWSPDSTQILFSKKESAIKQLYIYNIISGSKIAIPIQVKPYTYRFIDWGRLP from the coding sequence ATGAAGAAAGAAACAACATTAATATATTTAGTCATACTGACCGCTTTGGGTGTGACAATCGCCTGTGCAATGCCTGGTTTAACTCAAAAACAACCCTCTATTGAAACAGTTGAATCACCACTTCTTGAAAAAACTGAAGAACTGATCGTTGATCGTGTTGCAACAACTGAAATAGGAGTTGAGCCAACTGAACCGGTAGTAGATACTATTATAGCAACTGAAGTAGAAGTTGAGCCAACTGAACCAGTAGTAGCTTCAACGGATGCTGAAATACGTCCTACCAGTTTACCAAATGCAGGGCAAATATCTTATATACATGACGGGAAATTGTGGGTTTATCGGGTTGATAGCGGAAAAACGCTCCCAATTTTTACTTTTTTAGACGGGCAGGAATATGGATCGCAATATCCTCGCGCACGCTTCTCACCCGATGGTCGTTACCTGGCATTTAACTTAGGTAATGCATCCTGGATAGAGGATTTTGAAACGGGTGATACCATCAATTTCAGCCCGTTTGGTGATTTTTTTTCCTGGACAGGGAATGGTGCAGAACTTTTTGCGATAAGAGGCGCAATGGGATGCCTCGCGATTGAGAACCTCGAGGACCAGGATCTGCTAAATTTTGATATTGTCAAACTTGACGTTAAAAATCTAAGCCATTCCAGCCTGGTTGCCAATATCGGTGGTGGATTGCGCGTTATGGGCGCGATTTCTCCGAACGGTGAATGGGCCAGTATTAATAATTGTAGATGTTTTTCTGAATGCAGCCCTTATAGTATATGGCATTTGCCTTCCCTCAGTGTCATTGCACCGCCTGCTAGTGTTGAAGCCGGAAACTTTGCTTTTTCCTCAGATAGCCAAACAATGGTGTTTTGGGACGAGCAAACCTATGATTATGTTGAAACCCCGTTATATAAAGCTGCTACAGATTACCATGGTTTCATCGCCTTGTTTTCTGCACCAAATGCGCAACCTGTAAATGCTCTCTGGTCACCGGATGACAACTGGATTGGATTCACCAGTGTGCATTTTGAGCATGAACTTACTGAAACAGATCGATGCGTTTGGATAGTAAAGCCGGATGGATCACGCCTGACAGGAGTTGAATGTGGATTTTCTGATTTAGTTGCCTGGTCACCAGATTCAACCCAAATCCTATTCAGTAAAAAGGAAAGTGCTATAAAACAGCTATATATTTACAACATCATTTCAGGTTCAAAGATAGCCATTCCTATTCAGGTAAAACCATATACTTACAGGTTTATTGACTGGGGTAGGCTCCCATAA
- a CDS encoding RluA family pseudouridine synthase, which produces MKSTRYQFEVKSDDMVRIDKYLSECLPDISRAKIKRLIEAGFVTLDGVTVEKAGLKAKPGDQLDILLMLEQDSGLVPERLPLDIIFENDQIIVVNKPSGMVVHPGAGNHTGTLVNALLAHFPPIRDVGAVDRPGIVHRLDKETSGVMVFAKTEKAYRWLVKQFKSQDVYKSYLALVDGHPPTPTGRIEAPIARDSRTRTRMVVGVQGQGKPAVSEYHLLREFNRHTLLEVHPITGRTHQIRVHLSYLGVPVVGDTLYGRRRPSISLGRIFLHAKTLQLRLPGERNLRNFEAPVPDALQSVLLELQEQEERL; this is translated from the coding sequence ATGAAATCAACTCGTTATCAATTCGAAGTCAAATCCGATGACATGGTGCGGATTGATAAATATCTTTCCGAATGCCTGCCAGATATTTCACGGGCTAAGATAAAACGATTAATCGAAGCTGGATTTGTTACCCTGGATGGCGTGACGGTTGAAAAAGCGGGGTTGAAGGCAAAACCCGGTGACCAGTTGGATATCCTGCTGATGCTTGAACAGGACTCTGGTTTAGTGCCAGAGCGACTCCCCCTGGATATCATTTTTGAAAATGACCAGATCATCGTGGTCAACAAACCATCAGGCATGGTGGTCCATCCCGGTGCGGGCAATCATACGGGCACGTTGGTCAATGCTTTGCTGGCACATTTTCCGCCGATCAGGGATGTCGGGGCGGTCGATCGACCCGGGATCGTGCATCGTTTGGATAAAGAGACCTCGGGTGTAATGGTATTTGCCAAAACGGAAAAAGCTTATCGCTGGTTGGTAAAACAGTTTAAATCCCAGGATGTTTATAAATCTTACCTGGCCCTGGTCGACGGTCATCCACCAACACCTACCGGGCGCATTGAAGCACCGATTGCACGTGACAGCCGCACACGCACGCGGATGGTTGTAGGTGTGCAAGGTCAGGGGAAACCCGCAGTCAGTGAATATCACCTATTGCGGGAATTTAATCGCCATACGCTTTTAGAGGTTCATCCCATTACTGGGCGCACACACCAGATTCGAGTTCATCTCAGTTATCTGGGCGTACCCGTTGTGGGTGATACGCTCTATGGTCGACGGAGACCGAGCATTTCATTAGGACGGATTTTCTTACATGCTAAAACGCTGCAGTTGAGATTGCCTGGAGAGCGCAATCTACGGAATTTTGAAGCTCCAGTGCCGGATGCTTTGCAATCTGTTTTATTAGAATTACAGGAACAAGAGGAGCGGCTGTGA
- the ileS gene encoding isoleucine--tRNA ligase, with product MFEPVSSRLNVNLLESEVLRFWQKKGIFQLSMDIRRDGPKYVFYEGPPTANGKPGVHHVLARVFKDMFPRYKCMQGYHITRRGGWDTHGLPVEIEVEKSLGFTNKQEIEDYGIAKFNQLCKESVFTYIRDWEKLTDRIGFWVDMNDAYITYKNEYIESVWWLLKRIWDKGLLYQGFKVVPYCPRCGTPLSDHEVAQGYEQVSDPSIFVRMPLVDEERTSLLVWTTTPWTLPGNVAVAAHPDVEYVKVSLGEGREQEFLILAKPLLETVLGDTDYKVVKTFKGKALKGKHYQPLYTFMPVEKNAHYVVMADFVTIEDGTGLVHIAPAFGVDDMQMSIEFDLPILMTVNDSGRFTSDVRPWAGMWVKDADALIIEELQKRGLMYAVDTYTHTYPFCWRCDTPLLYYARPTWFIRTSALKDRLVALNENVNWYPEYIKHGRFGNWLNNNVDWALGRERYWGTPLPVWECDSCHHQVCVGSIEEMSAYAGRDLGDLDLHRPYVDQVHFECPECHGRMSRVVELIDVWFDSGSMPVAQWHYPFENEDKFEEQFPADFICEAVDQTRGWFYTLHAISTLAFDSHCFNNVICLGLVMDKDGGKMSKSRGNVVEPWDVINKHGADALRWYLYTASPPGQERRFSQDLVGEVVRTFTLTLWNTYSFFVTYANLDQWSPDQAISPKYSDLDRWLLSSLHTLIKDVTEAYEHYNVLGATRPIEKFVDQLSNWYLRRSRRRYWKAESDSDKAAAYATLYEALKTLAFLIAPTMPFLADALYRNLVLSVDPDAPQSVHLADWPKFDPEKIDEKLNREMATVMKLTSLGHAARNAENLKVRQPLSEAAFVVGNLDEQTVVADYADLLKDELNVKNVSLLGSASEAVTFSINPLPKQLGQRFKAQYPQVRKALMDLPADQTARKLLDGEDLIITLNGESVHITAEEVEVRAEAKSGYAVASEGAYLAALVTHLTQDLVHEGLVREFVRRVQSLRKDAEFDIADRIHLYYTATKVLDTAIQAFREYIMEETLAVALIVGETPEDLPLLQDEFDGESVRISIKKA from the coding sequence ATGTTTGAACCTGTTTCATCACGATTGAATGTTAATTTGCTGGAATCAGAAGTACTTCGTTTCTGGCAGAAAAAAGGAATTTTTCAATTATCGATGGATATCCGCCGGGATGGGCCTAAATACGTCTTTTATGAGGGTCCTCCCACAGCAAACGGCAAACCAGGTGTTCACCATGTGCTGGCGCGCGTATTTAAGGACATGTTCCCGCGCTACAAGTGCATGCAGGGTTATCATATCACCCGACGTGGCGGTTGGGATACTCACGGTCTGCCGGTAGAAATCGAGGTTGAAAAAAGCCTGGGATTTACTAACAAACAAGAGATCGAAGATTACGGGATTGCTAAATTTAACCAACTTTGCAAAGAGTCGGTATTCACTTACATCAGAGACTGGGAAAAACTGACCGACCGCATCGGGTTTTGGGTTGATATGAATGATGCTTATATCACCTATAAAAATGAATACATTGAATCGGTGTGGTGGTTGCTGAAAAGAATATGGGATAAAGGTTTGCTTTACCAGGGGTTCAAAGTCGTGCCTTACTGTCCGCGTTGTGGAACGCCGCTATCTGATCACGAGGTGGCACAGGGCTACGAACAGGTGTCTGACCCTTCGATTTTTGTGCGCATGCCGCTTGTTGATGAAGAAAGAACGTCTCTTCTGGTGTGGACCACCACTCCATGGACGTTACCGGGCAATGTGGCGGTCGCTGCTCACCCAGATGTTGAATACGTGAAAGTCTCCCTGGGCGAAGGCAGGGAACAAGAATTCTTGATCCTGGCCAAACCCTTGTTGGAGACCGTTTTGGGTGACACTGACTACAAGGTAGTCAAAACGTTCAAAGGCAAAGCGCTTAAAGGGAAACATTACCAACCGCTTTACACCTTTATGCCTGTTGAAAAGAATGCCCATTATGTGGTTATGGCTGATTTTGTGACCATTGAAGATGGTACCGGCCTGGTTCATATTGCTCCAGCATTTGGCGTGGATGATATGCAGATGTCGATTGAATTTGACCTGCCGATTTTGATGACGGTCAATGATTCTGGACGGTTTACCAGTGATGTTCGCCCTTGGGCGGGGATGTGGGTCAAAGATGCTGATGCCTTAATCATCGAAGAACTTCAAAAACGGGGATTGATGTATGCTGTGGACACCTACACCCATACCTATCCCTTTTGCTGGCGTTGCGACACCCCGTTGCTGTACTACGCGCGACCAACCTGGTTCATCCGCACCAGTGCACTGAAAGACCGTCTTGTTGCTCTGAATGAGAACGTTAACTGGTACCCTGAATATATTAAACACGGTCGGTTTGGCAACTGGTTGAATAATAATGTCGATTGGGCACTGGGGCGGGAGCGCTATTGGGGAACACCATTGCCGGTTTGGGAATGTGATTCCTGCCATCACCAGGTTTGTGTGGGCTCCATTGAAGAGATGAGTGCATATGCCGGTCGTGATCTGGGTGACCTGGATTTGCACCGCCCGTATGTCGACCAGGTACATTTTGAATGTCCGGAATGTCATGGACGTATGAGTCGGGTTGTTGAACTGATCGACGTATGGTTTGATTCGGGATCAATGCCTGTGGCACAATGGCATTATCCCTTTGAGAACGAAGATAAATTCGAGGAACAATTCCCGGCTGACTTCATTTGCGAGGCTGTAGATCAGACTCGCGGCTGGTTTTACACCTTGCATGCAATCAGCACACTGGCATTTGACAGCCATTGTTTCAATAATGTGATCTGCCTTGGGTTGGTCATGGACAAGGATGGCGGCAAAATGTCAAAATCGCGTGGAAATGTGGTTGAACCCTGGGATGTGATCAACAAACATGGCGCAGATGCCTTGCGCTGGTATTTGTATACCGCCAGTCCTCCCGGACAGGAACGCCGCTTTTCACAGGACCTCGTGGGAGAGGTTGTGCGCACCTTTACGTTAACGCTGTGGAACACGTATTCCTTTTTTGTTACCTACGCTAACCTTGATCAGTGGTCCCCTGACCAGGCAATCTCACCAAAATACAGCGATCTTGACCGCTGGCTGCTTTCGTCATTACATACACTGATTAAGGATGTAACTGAAGCTTATGAGCATTACAACGTGCTCGGTGCTACACGACCGATAGAAAAATTCGTCGACCAGCTCTCTAACTGGTATTTGCGACGCTCACGCCGGCGCTACTGGAAAGCTGAATCCGACTCAGACAAAGCGGCAGCGTACGCAACGCTGTATGAGGCGTTGAAAACCCTGGCTTTTCTTATCGCTCCTACCATGCCCTTCCTGGCTGATGCACTTTACCGCAACCTGGTCCTCAGTGTTGACCCTGACGCTCCTCAATCCGTTCACCTGGCAGACTGGCCGAAATTTGACCCCGAGAAAATTGATGAAAAATTGAACCGTGAAATGGCTACGGTGATGAAGCTGACTTCCCTGGGACACGCTGCGCGCAACGCTGAAAACCTTAAAGTCAGGCAACCGCTTTCTGAAGCAGCCTTTGTTGTTGGAAACCTGGATGAACAAACGGTGGTAGCAGACTACGCAGACCTGCTTAAAGACGAGCTGAATGTTAAGAACGTTAGCCTTTTGGGCAGCGCCAGCGAAGCCGTGACCTTCAGCATTAACCCCTTGCCCAAACAATTGGGCCAGCGATTTAAGGCGCAATATCCCCAGGTACGCAAAGCCTTAATGGATCTTCCCGCTGATCAAACTGCCAGGAAATTGTTGGATGGCGAGGATTTGATCATCACTTTGAACGGCGAATCGGTCCATATTACGGCAGAGGAGGTTGAGGTTCGCGCAGAGGCGAAATCTGGTTACGCCGTCGCCTCAGAAGGCGCATATCTGGCCGCCCTGGTAACCCATCTTACACAGGACCTGGTTCACGAAGGCCTTGTGCGAGAGTTTGTTCGACGGGTACAATCCCTTCGGAAAGACGCAGAGTTTGATATCGCCGACCGAATACACCTGTATTACACGGCCACGAAGGTCCTGGACACCGCAATCCAGGCATTTCGCGAGTACATCATGGAGGAAACACTCGCTGTTGCGCTGATCGTTGGCGAGACCCCTGAAGACCTGCCCTTACTACAGGACGAATTTGATGGTGAATCGGTACGAATTTCAATAAAAAAGGCCTGA
- the ltaE gene encoding low-specificity L-threonine aldolase: MSWIDLRSDTLTLPTEKMRSAMASAELGDDVYGEDPTINRLQELAAARMGKEAALFVPSGTMGNLAAVLAHCGRGDEVIMGNFAHTYIYEAGGISALGGVHPFTIPNQPDGTLLKCDIKQAIREDNPHFPISKLLILENTHNRCGGVSLSRAYMLEAAQIAREGGLAIHLDGARIFNAAIDQDVPVVDLVDMVDSVTFCLSKGLCAPVGSVLCGSQEFIAKAHRVRKQLGGGMRQAGVLAAAGIIALEEMVDRLSEDHQRAEALAAGLREVPGLLLDKGSPNTNMVYVKIEENQGLTAQECAARLKEEGVLVGITGSRHFRMVCHYWIRDDHVPVVIKAFKKALFV; this comes from the coding sequence ATGAGTTGGATCGACTTGCGTTCAGATACACTAACCTTGCCGACCGAGAAAATGCGATCGGCAATGGCCTCTGCTGAATTAGGCGATGACGTTTATGGAGAAGATCCGACCATCAACCGTTTGCAAGAATTAGCTGCAGCGCGAATGGGGAAGGAAGCTGCTCTGTTCGTCCCATCTGGCACGATGGGAAACCTGGCCGCGGTACTTGCTCACTGCGGGCGCGGCGATGAGGTCATCATGGGCAATTTTGCCCACACATACATCTATGAAGCTGGTGGAATCTCTGCCCTGGGTGGCGTTCACCCATTTACCATCCCTAACCAACCTGACGGCACTTTGCTGAAATGTGACATTAAACAGGCTATTCGTGAAGACAATCCGCATTTCCCGATATCAAAATTATTGATCCTTGAAAACACTCACAATCGTTGCGGGGGCGTGTCTTTGTCGCGGGCATACATGCTGGAAGCTGCGCAAATTGCCCGGGAGGGTGGGCTGGCAATCCATCTGGATGGCGCCAGGATTTTTAATGCTGCCATCGATCAGGACGTTCCTGTTGTGGACCTGGTCGATATGGTTGATTCGGTAACATTCTGCCTCAGTAAAGGGCTATGTGCCCCGGTTGGATCGGTGCTTTGCGGCAGCCAGGAGTTTATCGCAAAAGCGCATCGCGTCCGAAAGCAACTCGGAGGTGGCATGCGGCAGGCGGGTGTTCTGGCGGCAGCCGGCATTATTGCATTGGAGGAAATGGTTGATCGACTGAGTGAGGACCATCAGCGTGCGGAAGCCCTGGCAGCAGGGTTGCGTGAAGTGCCTGGCTTGTTGTTGGACAAAGGTTCACCGAATACCAATATGGTCTACGTAAAAATTGAGGAAAACCAGGGGTTGACTGCCCAAGAATGTGCCGCAAGGCTCAAGGAAGAAGGTGTTCTGGTGGGCATCACGGGCTCACGACATTTCCGCATGGTGTGCCATTATTGGATCAGGGATGACCACGTACCGGTCGTGATAAAGGCTTTCAAAAAAGCTTTATTTGTATAA